The Phycisphaerales bacterium AB-hyl4 genome includes a window with the following:
- a CDS encoding AraC family transcriptional regulator, giving the protein MASKSTYTIGQQAVHLNRHMPVRAVMMAVDRDVAMHDHEFHEIGIVRSGEAIHRTAGGTRRISRGDAIVVCPGDAHGFSQHRNLKISNIYYLGAWLMADVRNFWDAAGVVPLFVRRWLAAQPIGDVAVARLLPDELQWCEHELSQLHAAEDDDHASLLYARACLTKVLVLVARAHARSVPGVQTMSFRNEVRVMVEHIERMVEQGGVLHIGKLSRAAGVTPDHSSRLFRQSLGVSPMQYFQLRRVQQTAVHLMDPGVSITQVAMRMGFTDASHLWRSFRRHMSVSPRQYRRRFIAAPK; this is encoded by the coding sequence ATGGCATCGAAATCCACCTATACGATCGGGCAGCAGGCGGTACATCTGAACAGGCACATGCCGGTTCGGGCCGTAATGATGGCTGTGGATCGCGATGTGGCGATGCACGACCACGAGTTCCACGAAATCGGCATCGTGCGCAGCGGCGAGGCAATTCACCGCACGGCCGGGGGGACACGCCGCATCAGTCGCGGCGATGCCATCGTGGTCTGCCCCGGCGATGCGCATGGGTTTTCTCAGCACCGGAACCTGAAGATCAGCAACATCTACTACCTTGGCGCGTGGCTCATGGCCGACGTGCGCAACTTTTGGGATGCGGCGGGCGTGGTGCCGTTATTCGTGCGCCGATGGCTCGCCGCCCAGCCCATCGGGGACGTCGCGGTGGCTCGACTGTTGCCGGACGAGTTGCAGTGGTGTGAACATGAGTTGTCGCAGCTTCATGCCGCGGAAGATGACGATCATGCGTCCCTGCTGTACGCGCGGGCATGCCTGACGAAGGTGCTCGTGTTGGTGGCCCGCGCCCACGCCCGCAGCGTGCCTGGCGTGCAAACCATGAGCTTTCGCAACGAGGTGCGCGTCATGGTGGAGCACATCGAACGCATGGTTGAGCAGGGGGGGGTGCTTCATATTGGCAAGCTGTCGCGCGCCGCCGGTGTCACGCCCGACCATTCCTCGCGGCTGTTCCGGCAAAGCCTGGGCGTGAGCCCTATGCAATATTTCCAGTTGCGCCGCGTCCAGCAGACGGCCGTGCATCTGATGGATCCGGGGGTCAGCATTACGCAGGTTGCGATGCGGATGGGTTTTACCGATGCGTCTCACTTGTGGCGCAGCTTCCGCAGGCACATGAGCGTCTCGCCGCGCCAATACCGCCGCCGCTTCATTGCTGCGCCCAAGTGA
- a CDS encoding prepilin-type N-terminal cleavage/methylation domain-containing protein, producing the protein MNQTMPRGGFTLIELLIVISIIALLIALLMPTLGAARQQARAIQCLSGQRQIGLMFAGYIQDGDGWYPHAAVATPGWASLISTWTSTLDTWNGAPANQAGTFHNPFFRCPSDDNPTWLIYTHSYRVNQAFMWQVFNNAPASIRRERTVNDVEILKPASKIAVAEASGQYTGDHFAIPSWRATQPMQVGGIDKRHRDSANYLYFDGHAATSRDVPALRYWSRSD; encoded by the coding sequence ATGAACCAGACCATGCCGCGCGGTGGATTCACCTTGATTGAGCTACTAATTGTGATTTCCATTATCGCTCTGCTGATTGCTCTTTTGATGCCAACCCTGGGGGCGGCTAGACAGCAGGCTCGAGCGATCCAGTGTCTCTCGGGTCAACGGCAGATCGGGTTGATGTTTGCTGGCTATATACAGGATGGTGACGGTTGGTATCCGCACGCGGCCGTGGCGACGCCGGGCTGGGCGTCGCTGATCTCCACATGGACTAGCACGCTGGACACATGGAATGGGGCTCCGGCAAACCAGGCTGGCACGTTCCACAATCCGTTTTTCAGGTGCCCGTCCGATGACAACCCCACCTGGTTGATTTATACGCACAGCTATCGGGTGAATCAGGCGTTCATGTGGCAGGTGTTCAACAATGCCCCTGCATCGATCCGGCGGGAGCGGACGGTCAATGATGTGGAGATCCTCAAGCCTGCCAGCAAGATCGCCGTCGCAGAGGCCAGCGGTCAGTACACAGGCGATCACTTTGCGATTCCTTCGTGGCGGGCCACGCAGCCGATGCAGGTGGGCGGAATTGACAAACGGCATCGTGACAGTGCGAACTACCTTTATTTTGATGGCCACGCAGCGACGTCGCGCGACGTGCCGGCGCTGCGTTATTGGAGTCGAAGCGACTGA
- a CDS encoding GntR family transcriptional regulator — protein MMSRVVEGNKVPLYRQLATTMMQRIRTSDYRPGEALPSIRTISSEFNVSVNVVQRAIRELESKGMVLTQHGKQVLVAESKRAGQAAIVFGMIHPYAGGMVFGRDVLYFAGQTFSGRNNLLFTVSSDGSTARERELAEHVVANGARGLLLWPVESDLNVAFFENLARRIPIVLVDRLIPGSKLPAVVHDTQAAGRDIAEQFFNRMKRRRLLVLVDDLDISPYQSLLHGLRTHADELGRFTDLTTIQLPISKAVAQFNQSNFSMVSQFTQYIERLVREDDYDGLFCYQDDFLDYIVIETGLSDRLPGLQLGCTNSGGLNTRSRRFQESRPVTWTIDHMGAISLAADRLQNWVLSKKPFDGVIELELKRCDPVQTPARPLSPF, from the coding sequence ATGATGTCGAGAGTTGTCGAAGGAAACAAGGTGCCGCTGTATCGCCAATTGGCGACGACCATGATGCAGCGGATCCGCACCAGCGATTATCGGCCTGGGGAGGCCCTTCCGTCGATTCGCACGATCTCCAGCGAATTCAACGTCAGTGTCAACGTCGTACAGCGGGCCATTCGCGAACTAGAGAGCAAAGGCATGGTGCTCACGCAACATGGCAAGCAGGTGCTTGTGGCCGAATCGAAGCGGGCCGGTCAGGCCGCCATCGTGTTTGGCATGATTCACCCCTACGCTGGCGGCATGGTCTTCGGCCGTGACGTGCTCTATTTCGCCGGGCAGACCTTCAGTGGCCGAAACAATCTCTTGTTTACCGTTTCATCCGATGGCAGCACCGCCCGCGAGCGCGAACTGGCCGAGCATGTCGTGGCCAATGGCGCACGCGGCCTTCTGCTCTGGCCGGTTGAAAGTGATCTCAACGTGGCGTTCTTCGAAAACCTCGCTCGCCGCATTCCGATCGTGCTCGTCGACCGCCTCATTCCCGGCAGCAAGTTGCCCGCCGTCGTCCACGACACCCAGGCCGCCGGCCGCGACATCGCCGAGCAGTTCTTTAATCGCATGAAACGCCGACGGCTTCTGGTCCTCGTTGACGACCTCGATATCTCGCCCTACCAGAGCTTGCTTCACGGCTTGCGGACGCACGCCGACGAACTGGGCCGATTCACCGACCTGACCACCATCCAACTGCCCATCTCCAAAGCCGTCGCTCAGTTCAATCAGTCCAATTTCAGCATGGTCAGCCAGTTCACTCAATACATCGAACGCCTCGTCCGCGAAGACGACTACGACGGGCTGTTCTGCTACCAGGATGACTTTCTCGACTACATCGTCATCGAGACCGGCCTGAGTGACCGACTGCCGGGCCTGCAACTCGGCTGCACCAACAGCGGGGGCCTGAACACGCGATCACGCCGCTTTCAGGAGTCCAGGCCCGTGACCTGGACCATCGATCACATGGGCGCGATTTCGCTCGCCGCCGATCGTTTGCAGAACTGGGTGCTTTCCAAAAAACCGTTCGATGGTGTCATCGAACTTGAACTGAAACGGTGTGATCCCGTTCAAACGCCTGCACGTCCCTTATCACCTTTTTGA
- a CDS encoding PEP-CTERM sorting domain-containing protein, translating into MKSISKTLSATAVVALAMTTGAVHAAPLGGTPDGDFEAFTAPGPISLINSFGTWSGVESSNAGAAVVADTPGGSQEARLTLVGSGSANALAIYTANNSVPESFELSADLRNVFSNGPVDTGISARFIALSLDNGTPQSQDVLIVFRDSGNVDWYVPGDSGTVTDIGTLTTDYKTVGISYDVVSGAISGTFDNASVFSTTTTPGLAFNQVYFQNFRSEGTSTTEFYIDNVNLIPEPASMALLGVGSLLMLARRRRQTA; encoded by the coding sequence ATGAAAAGTATTTCGAAAACCCTGTCGGCCACAGCCGTCGTAGCACTTGCCATGACCACCGGCGCGGTGCACGCCGCGCCACTGGGCGGGACTCCCGATGGCGATTTCGAGGCATTTACCGCTCCCGGTCCCATTAGTCTCATCAACTCGTTCGGCACTTGGAGCGGCGTAGAATCCAGTAATGCCGGTGCCGCGGTGGTGGCCGATACGCCCGGTGGCAGCCAGGAAGCCCGGCTGACGCTCGTCGGGTCGGGAAGCGCAAACGCCCTCGCCATCTACACCGCCAACAACAGTGTCCCTGAGTCATTCGAACTATCCGCCGACCTTCGCAACGTTTTTTCGAACGGACCGGTCGATACTGGCATCAGCGCACGCTTCATCGCGCTTTCCCTTGACAACGGCACTCCCCAGTCCCAGGACGTTCTCATCGTCTTCCGTGATAGTGGCAATGTCGACTGGTACGTGCCTGGAGACTCCGGCACCGTGACCGACATCGGCACCCTCACGACCGACTACAAGACGGTCGGCATCAGCTACGACGTGGTATCCGGCGCCATCAGCGGCACGTTTGACAACGCGTCGGTTTTCAGCACCACCACCACCCCCGGCCTCGCGTTCAACCAAGTCTACTTCCAGAACTTCCGGTCTGAAGGTACGAGCACCACTGAGTTCTACATCGATAACGTCAATCTCATCCCCGAGCCCGCGTCGATGGCGCTGCTGGGCGTCGGCTCGCTGCTGATGCTCGCGCGTCGGCGTCGGCAGACGGCCTGA
- a CDS encoding glycoside hydrolase family 20 zincin-like fold domain-containing protein gives MIQELLNPVVARISWFAMPGLVAVLTLLGVAEMTQAQLNAYRHRTGVLPEPQRTFSLQGERAFQFDEQTVLVVLNEEDRIGAELLADDLKHRAGLALAIVDDPAEAEGRSHVLISRADSESASSRDERLRRQIGETQAEGYRLFVQRNRVVIEGHDARGALYGVQTLRQLVRGDLSVPALAIRDWPEMEWRMAYGNFAGRVATSKELIDLYLESASAAKMNVVIMETLWNHHQNWWFNPTDERRRLGEYFFKRARELHIEPVPLVQGPGWGYGVTDLDPMLSEGIWIEDEPVQIKVAEPTALSKTNVVTNEHAPIIVKSEDGETRYEEGEDFRIIRGHTVRPYHAAHEPWKVQALEGGAIEDGQTVLVSYNHVTPHAHKAYCLSDPGSYEIVDRTIDNVMEIYQPEMVHIGHDEVWDLGTCSRCLESGKEGGELVLKHVLHVYERFKSHNPDVVILLWDDLLRHQRSGTSYGILYEHADELPKDLIVCPWIYHTSDEHFQQMQERLRHQTAMGFEVVGTPSGYWMENNLLWYQALQPYVANGTARGMMFTEWEAALNGSNMPAAAELMWSGRRTSRPVFDYLAALTARLKSQGFALTYPLDSVRQRQAVTALFTKAAEAGQSSVEAVKAFRTNVIGDTSILQEAYGRTNWANMAQSPIHVQQVAMVQRIPAFLEAVAYYIEASHRHHRGDRRQADEMLKEAISRLHTVGYLSFEEAEAFREQVGEGWIAPQDLLGFEVPVGTE, from the coding sequence ATGATCCAGGAATTGCTGAATCCGGTGGTGGCTCGTATTTCGTGGTTTGCTATGCCGGGGCTGGTGGCAGTGCTGACGCTGCTGGGCGTGGCGGAGATGACGCAGGCGCAATTGAATGCGTATCGCCATCGCACGGGCGTGCTGCCAGAGCCGCAGCGAACATTCAGTTTGCAAGGCGAGCGAGCCTTTCAGTTTGACGAGCAAACCGTCCTGGTTGTGCTCAACGAGGAGGACCGGATTGGGGCCGAACTGCTGGCCGACGATTTGAAGCATCGCGCGGGCCTGGCGTTGGCGATCGTGGACGATCCTGCCGAGGCCGAAGGTCGTTCGCATGTGCTGATCAGTCGGGCGGACAGCGAGTCGGCTTCGTCACGCGATGAACGTCTTCGGCGGCAGATCGGCGAAACGCAGGCCGAGGGCTACCGATTGTTCGTGCAGCGCAACCGCGTGGTCATCGAAGGCCACGACGCCCGCGGTGCGTTGTACGGGGTGCAGACGCTACGTCAATTGGTGCGCGGCGACCTGTCGGTGCCGGCGTTGGCCATCCGCGACTGGCCGGAGATGGAATGGCGGATGGCGTACGGGAATTTCGCCGGCCGAGTGGCGACGAGCAAGGAACTGATCGATCTTTACCTTGAAAGTGCATCCGCGGCGAAGATGAACGTCGTCATCATGGAGACGTTGTGGAATCATCACCAGAACTGGTGGTTCAACCCCACGGACGAACGTCGGCGATTGGGTGAGTATTTCTTCAAGCGGGCGAGGGAACTGCATATCGAACCCGTGCCGTTGGTACAGGGGCCGGGCTGGGGCTATGGCGTGACCGACCTGGATCCGATGCTCAGCGAAGGCATCTGGATCGAAGACGAGCCGGTGCAAATCAAGGTTGCGGAACCGACGGCGCTATCGAAGACGAACGTGGTCACGAACGAACACGCGCCGATCATCGTGAAGAGCGAAGATGGCGAGACGCGTTACGAAGAAGGCGAAGATTTCCGCATCATCCGCGGCCACACGGTCCGTCCGTATCATGCTGCTCACGAGCCTTGGAAGGTTCAGGCGCTGGAAGGCGGCGCGATAGAAGACGGCCAGACCGTGCTGGTCAGTTACAACCATGTGACACCGCACGCGCACAAGGCGTACTGCCTTTCGGACCCGGGCAGCTATGAGATTGTCGACCGCACGATCGACAACGTGATGGAGATCTACCAGCCGGAGATGGTGCACATCGGCCACGACGAAGTGTGGGACCTCGGCACGTGTTCGCGCTGCCTGGAAAGCGGCAAGGAAGGCGGCGAGCTGGTGCTCAAGCACGTGCTTCACGTGTATGAACGATTCAAATCACACAACCCGGATGTTGTGATTCTGCTGTGGGACGACCTGCTCCGCCATCAGCGAAGCGGCACGAGCTACGGCATTCTTTATGAGCATGCGGACGAGCTTCCCAAAGACCTGATCGTGTGTCCGTGGATCTACCATACGAGCGATGAGCACTTCCAGCAGATGCAGGAGCGACTCCGCCATCAGACCGCGATGGGCTTCGAGGTGGTCGGCACGCCGTCGGGTTACTGGATGGAAAACAATCTGCTGTGGTATCAGGCGCTACAGCCGTACGTGGCAAACGGCACGGCCCGGGGGATGATGTTCACCGAGTGGGAAGCGGCGTTGAATGGATCGAACATGCCTGCCGCGGCGGAGTTGATGTGGTCGGGGCGGCGGACGTCTCGGCCGGTGTTCGACTACCTCGCCGCCCTCACCGCACGGCTCAAATCGCAGGGTTTCGCATTGACCTATCCGCTGGACAGCGTCCGGCAGCGTCAGGCCGTCACCGCTTTGTTTACCAAAGCCGCCGAAGCAGGGCAGTCGTCCGTCGAAGCCGTGAAGGCGTTCCGGACGAACGTGATCGGTGACACGAGCATTCTCCAGGAAGCCTACGGCCGTACCAACTGGGCCAACATGGCGCAGAGCCCGATCCATGTGCAACAAGTGGCGATGGTGCAGCGAATCCCAGCGTTCCTCGAAGCGGTGGCGTATTACATCGAAGCTTCGCATCGTCATCATCGTGGTGACCGCCGGCAGGCGGACGAGATGCTGAAGGAGGCGATCAGCCGCCTGCACACGGTGGGCTACCTCTCGTTTGAGGAAGCTGAAGCGTTCCGCGAACAAGTCGGTGAAGGATGGATAGCTCCGCAGGATCTGCTCGGTTTCGAGGTGCCTGTCGGCACCGAATAA
- a CDS encoding Gfo/Idh/MocA family protein has translation MVEALRTAVIGCGGAGRNHARAYAKAADAMLVGVCDLDQARSDATAHEFGVPGFTSVEAMLEALRPDLVSVATQEAHHAEPTINALTSGAHVLCEKIMAASLADGRRMLEAAAAAGRYLAVNYNYRHMPVFTAINRLLKAGELGEPVMLVAQVHAFCWHHTLDLVRFLLGEPLSVNAHLDDRPHQRPAFWPCADELLYIPTRSCSATFTFANGVSASLSATLHTPLHEHMIDLSLYGTQARVVVNRIRPADTRGEPAPGPFADTLRSLPEMSLDDSFTASIHALLTHLQRGDAPPTSGHDGLATMSLENAVVRSASERHTVNMQLEPTL, from the coding sequence ATGGTCGAAGCATTGAGGACAGCGGTCATCGGCTGCGGCGGAGCTGGACGGAACCATGCCCGCGCCTACGCCAAGGCAGCCGACGCCATGCTCGTCGGTGTTTGCGATCTCGACCAAGCCCGGTCGGACGCCACGGCCCATGAGTTTGGGGTCCCCGGATTCACAAGCGTCGAGGCGATGCTCGAAGCGCTGCGTCCGGACTTGGTCTCGGTGGCCACGCAGGAGGCGCACCATGCGGAACCGACAATCAATGCCCTGACCAGCGGCGCCCATGTGCTGTGCGAGAAGATCATGGCGGCGAGCCTCGCGGACGGCCGCCGAATGCTCGAGGCTGCCGCGGCGGCGGGTCGGTACCTGGCGGTGAACTACAACTATCGCCACATGCCCGTCTTCACCGCGATCAATCGCTTGCTAAAAGCAGGTGAGCTCGGCGAGCCGGTAATGCTCGTCGCGCAGGTGCATGCGTTCTGCTGGCACCACACGCTCGACCTGGTTCGGTTCCTGCTCGGCGAGCCGCTCTCCGTAAACGCCCACCTCGACGACCGGCCCCACCAACGTCCGGCCTTCTGGCCTTGTGCTGACGAACTGCTCTACATCCCCACGCGGTCGTGCTCGGCCACGTTCACATTCGCCAACGGGGTTTCGGCCTCGTTGAGCGCGACGCTGCACACGCCGCTGCACGAGCACATGATCGACCTGAGCCTCTACGGCACCCAGGCCCGAGTCGTCGTCAACCGAATCCGCCCCGCCGACACGCGCGGCGAACCGGCCCCCGGTCCGTTCGCCGACACGCTGCGATCGCTACCGGAGATGAGCCTTGATGACAGCTTTACCGCCTCCATCCACGCGCTGCTTACGCATCTCCAGCGGGGTGACGCCCCCCCCACCAGCGGACATGACGGCCTCGCCACCATGTCCCTCGAGAACGCGGTCGTGCGGTCGGCGTCGGAAAGACACACCGTGAACATGCAACTGGAGCCGACCCTATGA
- a CDS encoding PEP-CTERM sorting domain-containing protein → MKLATKTAFTAALLTFTVGTGASHAAYVSDFEAPTYTAGQTVIGQDGWAGWPNAVTTANRTQVTSDSARVLDGSQSVFLNSAGLTAPGAADRRVSVYRDISSAGVWGDGMTASVWMRKDDATAGSSINWALSPDPAVGASPVYVEFMDGNVQAFTYSGGAYTFPVLGSYITGNAYEVSAELDFTAQTYTVSMRNVTLGETELSELGTVAFASPGTLTPADFEDAGAFAIRAREGGEGVFDNVSIIPEPASMALLGAGSLLMLARRRRQMA, encoded by the coding sequence ATGAAATTGGCCACGAAGACAGCATTTACAGCAGCACTGCTAACTTTCACCGTCGGCACCGGCGCATCCCACGCCGCGTACGTCTCCGACTTTGAGGCCCCGACGTACACGGCCGGCCAGACGGTCATCGGTCAGGATGGCTGGGCCGGATGGCCAAACGCCGTTACGACCGCGAATAGGACTCAAGTGACGTCTGACTCGGCTCGTGTACTGGACGGCTCACAAAGCGTTTTCCTCAATAGCGCAGGATTGACAGCGCCAGGGGCCGCCGATCGACGCGTCTCGGTGTACCGGGACATCAGCAGCGCCGGGGTGTGGGGCGACGGCATGACCGCCTCCGTCTGGATGCGAAAGGACGACGCCACTGCGGGTAGCTCGATCAACTGGGCGCTCTCGCCAGATCCGGCAGTGGGAGCAAGTCCGGTCTACGTTGAGTTCATGGACGGTAACGTTCAGGCGTTCACCTACAGCGGTGGTGCGTACACGTTTCCGGTCCTCGGAAGCTATATCACGGGCAACGCCTACGAGGTGTCGGCGGAACTGGACTTCACCGCCCAGACGTACACCGTGAGCATGCGGAACGTCACGCTCGGTGAGACCGAACTATCTGAGCTCGGCACGGTGGCGTTCGCATCGCCGGGGACGTTGACCCCTGCCGACTTCGAAGATGCTGGCGCATTCGCGATCCGAGCCAGGGAGGGCGGCGAAGGTGTCTTCGACAACGTGAGTATCATCCCCGAGCCCGCGTCGATGGCGCTGCTGGGTGCCGGCTCGCTGCTGATGCTCGCCCGCCGACGTCGGCAGATGGCCTGA
- a CDS encoding type II secretion system protein: MSHFPTRTRGFTLIELLVVISIVALLIAILLPALSAARQTARQIQCLSNQRQLGIIQSIYAQDDDDQLPMSLHGAETDGYSWVYYLRPYFGVNPAAVHRNNSPDYEAFHCTNTGLAPGTRHPGLIYAQNMLVAGVFVPGVIGRGRVPLGAVDRPSRTISIAETDYADRNLSLVLSNHFDGAQQDTGTLFSAMTVSTKWHTGAINVLWLDGHAGSEVNTPELRSETHYLRATN, from the coding sequence ATGTCTCACTTCCCTACCCGGACTCGTGGTTTCACGTTAATTGAGCTTCTGGTGGTGATCTCCATCGTAGCTCTACTGATCGCCATACTCCTGCCGGCACTCTCGGCGGCACGGCAGACGGCGAGGCAGATCCAGTGTCTGTCCAATCAGAGACAACTCGGCATCATCCAATCAATCTACGCTCAGGACGATGATGATCAGCTTCCAATGAGCCTGCACGGTGCCGAAACGGATGGGTACTCGTGGGTCTATTATCTTCGGCCTTACTTCGGCGTGAACCCGGCGGCCGTCCACCGCAATAACTCCCCCGATTACGAAGCGTTTCATTGCACCAACACCGGTCTTGCACCCGGTACCCGTCACCCGGGCCTGATCTATGCGCAGAACATGCTCGTTGCCGGTGTTTTCGTCCCAGGCGTGATCGGCCGGGGTCGGGTGCCGCTGGGTGCGGTTGACCGTCCTTCGCGAACGATCAGCATTGCCGAGACAGACTATGCGGATCGCAATCTGAGTCTCGTCCTCAGCAACCATTTTGATGGTGCGCAGCAGGACACGGGTACGCTTTTCAGCGCCATGACGGTTTCAACGAAATGGCATACTGGAGCAATCAACGTCCTCTGGCTCGACGGCCATGCCGGCAGCGAGGTGAACACGCCTGAACTCAGGAGTGAGACCCACTACCTGAGGGCCACCAACTAA
- a CDS encoding PEP-CTERM sorting domain-containing protein, protein MKLATKTALTAALFSLAVGTGAAHAAPMGGIPGGDFESGFASGGTEPLASFYDNDSNLIGQWNWAASANASSTIVTRNDSKVLRLWQEWQPRSAHAWFTASTAYATPTDSPWEIGADLAYQRTSGNGANKAFRLRSGDQNSTVLFQMRFNFQGIWYATPGQAEVLVAKPVGSPANWSALTVDMKRAAFHYDPITGAASGYFDGQEVFNVTTTTGLSVRNVQFSHYTGGDWDPGQFFVDNVYAVPEPASMALLGLGSVLMLARRRRQMA, encoded by the coding sequence ATGAAGTTAGCCACAAAGACAGCATTGACCGCAGCACTGTTCAGCCTCGCAGTCGGCACGGGCGCAGCCCATGCCGCGCCGATGGGCGGCATCCCTGGCGGTGATTTCGAGTCGGGCTTCGCCAGCGGTGGCACCGAGCCTCTGGCTTCCTTTTACGACAATGACAGCAACCTGATCGGCCAGTGGAACTGGGCTGCGTCCGCAAACGCCAGTTCGACGATCGTGACGCGCAATGACAGCAAGGTGCTGCGCCTCTGGCAAGAGTGGCAGCCGAGGTCTGCCCATGCCTGGTTCACCGCATCGACCGCGTATGCCACGCCCACCGACAGCCCGTGGGAAATTGGTGCTGATCTGGCCTACCAGCGCACGTCCGGCAACGGTGCGAACAAGGCCTTCCGGCTTCGGTCGGGCGATCAGAACAGCACCGTGCTGTTCCAGATGCGATTCAACTTCCAGGGTATCTGGTATGCCACCCCAGGCCAGGCCGAAGTGCTGGTCGCCAAGCCAGTTGGATCGCCGGCGAACTGGTCCGCCCTCACGGTCGACATGAAGCGCGCCGCGTTCCACTATGACCCGATCACCGGTGCCGCCTCCGGCTACTTCGATGGCCAGGAAGTCTTCAACGTGACCACGACGACCGGCCTTAGTGTCCGGAACGTGCAGTTCAGCCACTACACCGGTGGTGACTGGGACCCGGGCCAATTCTTCGTCGACAACGTCTACGCCGTGCCCGAGCCCGCGTCGATGGCGCTGCTGGGCCTCGGCTCCGTGCTGATGCTCGCCCGCCGACGTCGGCAGATGGCCTGA
- a CDS encoding amidohydrolase family protein: MSDGPTFFDAFTRYGPKPFQHGAQPWRLEHLIEEMDHCSISGALVTSTACTLYDPMRGNLELVETLAPYDHLFPLWNVMPHWTGEMPEPEALTALRQEYAVAAVTLSPTTNGWRIPAATSRPLLDELQRTATLTILDMRDAGEADVEYLVEAYPKLPILMVGLGWSRQRWALPMLLHHRNLHVAFDHFQINCGLEWLAQRGCEDQLVYASNATDMSMGAHRCYVDYADVSDDVRAKVAGGNLVRLLHGVKPPRVHVNGREDELMTAGRRGEPLPTPVLDMHTHILDEGLNGAGGAYTMFEGGPAGVARLARRMGVDAMGMMSWHGPVATFADDGNRCVRAALDAMPDDYWGLGTFDVVHDSPEQMRRNMEACFADPRMLGLKPYPHYGKHYDHPDYEPWWHFGEEHGLYALLHVNRQDLSEIDALAPAWPGLTFVVAHCGSSYVMADHAIRVARAWPNVMLEITLTPVCMGIVDHLVNGAGADRVVYGSDLPMRDPRQQMGWVVFSRLGLEAKRQVLGLNARGMIDAIRRRRRSAVRP, from the coding sequence ATGAGTGACGGTCCGACATTCTTCGATGCATTCACCCGCTACGGCCCCAAGCCATTTCAGCATGGTGCGCAACCCTGGCGGCTGGAGCACCTGATCGAGGAGATGGATCATTGCTCGATTTCAGGGGCGTTGGTGACGTCGACAGCGTGCACGTTGTACGACCCGATGCGCGGCAATCTGGAACTGGTGGAGACACTGGCGCCTTACGACCATCTGTTCCCCCTCTGGAACGTGATGCCCCACTGGACAGGTGAGATGCCCGAGCCTGAGGCGCTGACCGCGCTGAGGCAGGAGTATGCGGTCGCGGCGGTCACCCTGTCACCCACGACCAACGGGTGGCGGATTCCCGCGGCGACCAGTCGGCCGTTGCTGGACGAGTTGCAGCGCACCGCGACGCTGACCATCCTCGACATGCGCGACGCGGGCGAGGCCGATGTGGAATATCTCGTCGAGGCATACCCCAAGCTGCCGATCCTGATGGTTGGCCTGGGTTGGTCGCGGCAGCGGTGGGCGCTGCCGATGTTGCTGCATCATCGCAATCTGCACGTCGCCTTCGACCACTTCCAGATCAACTGTGGCTTGGAATGGCTGGCGCAACGCGGATGCGAGGACCAGCTTGTTTATGCCTCCAACGCAACGGACATGTCGATGGGAGCCCACCGGTGCTACGTTGACTATGCCGACGTCAGCGACGACGTGCGAGCCAAGGTGGCCGGGGGCAACCTTGTTCGGCTGCTCCACGGTGTGAAGCCGCCGCGCGTCCATGTTAACGGGCGTGAGGACGAACTGATGACCGCGGGGCGGCGGGGGGAGCCGTTGCCCACGCCGGTGCTGGACATGCACACCCACATCCTCGACGAAGGGTTGAACGGCGCCGGCGGCGCGTACACGATGTTCGAGGGTGGGCCGGCCGGCGTCGCGCGACTCGCCCGGCGGATGGGCGTCGACGCGATGGGCATGATGAGTTGGCATGGCCCGGTGGCAACGTTCGCTGACGACGGGAATCGTTGCGTGCGTGCGGCGCTGGATGCCATGCCCGACGACTACTGGGGGCTGGGTACGTTCGACGTCGTCCATGACAGCCCGGAGCAGATGCGCAGGAACATGGAAGCCTGTTTCGCCGACCCGCGCATGCTCGGCCTCAAGCCCTATCCGCATTATGGCAAGCACTACGACCATCCGGACTACGAGCCTTGGTGGCATTTCGGCGAAGAGCACGGGCTTTATGCGCTGCTGCATGTGAATCGGCAGGATCTTTCGGAAATCGATGCACTGGCGCCGGCCTGGCCTGGCCTTACGTTTGTCGTAGCGCACTGCGGCAGCAGCTACGTCATGGCCGACCACGCTATTCGCGTGGCCCGGGCGTGGCCGAACGTGATGCTGGAGATCACATTGACACCGGTCTGCATGGGAATCGTCGACCATCTGGTGAACGGTGCCGGTGCCGACCGCGTGGTGTATGGCAGTGACCTGCCGATGCGCGATCCGCGGCAGCAGATGGGCTGGGTGGTCTTCTCCCGTTTGGGGCTCGAGGCCAAGCGGCAGGTGCTGGGCTTGAACGCCCGTGGCATGATCGACGCCATCAGGCGGCGACGCCGATCCGCAGTACGCCCCTGA